A part of Microbacterium atlanticum genomic DNA contains:
- the prfB gene encoding peptide chain release factor 2 — MLDFDPSADIQALRSTFADIKAVVDVEALNADIARLSEEAGAPDLWDDVEKAQKVTSALSHRQAELKRITDVEQRLDDLDVLVELANEMDDEDSAEEARHEIAELEDIISQLEVQTLLDGEYDARSAVVTIRSGAGGDDATDFAEMLMRMYLRWAERHKYPVKVMDTSYAEGAGIKSATFEVDAPYAYGTLSVEAGTHRLARISPFGSADKRQTSFAAVEVIPVMEEAVEVDIPEGDIRVDVFRSSGPGGQSVNTTDSAVRLTHLPTGIVVSMQNEKSQIQNRAAAMRVLQTRLLLLKREEEAAKKKELAGTITASWGDQMRSYFLYGQQLVKDLRTGHEVGNPAIVFDGDLDGFISAGIRWRKRKDDD; from the coding sequence ATGCTCGACTTCGATCCCTCCGCCGACATCCAGGCCCTGCGCTCCACGTTCGCCGACATCAAGGCCGTGGTCGACGTCGAGGCACTCAACGCCGACATCGCCCGTCTCAGCGAGGAGGCCGGCGCCCCCGACCTGTGGGACGACGTCGAGAAGGCCCAGAAGGTCACCAGCGCGCTGAGCCATCGCCAGGCCGAGCTCAAGCGGATCACCGACGTCGAGCAGCGCCTGGACGATCTGGACGTCCTCGTCGAGCTCGCCAACGAGATGGACGATGAGGACTCCGCCGAGGAAGCGCGTCACGAGATCGCCGAACTCGAGGACATCATCAGCCAGCTCGAGGTGCAGACGCTGCTGGACGGCGAGTATGACGCCCGGTCCGCCGTCGTGACGATCCGCTCCGGCGCGGGCGGCGACGACGCCACCGACTTCGCCGAGATGCTGATGCGCATGTACCTGCGCTGGGCGGAGCGGCACAAGTACCCGGTGAAGGTCATGGACACGTCATACGCCGAGGGAGCCGGCATCAAGTCGGCGACCTTCGAGGTCGACGCTCCGTACGCCTACGGCACGCTGTCGGTCGAGGCGGGGACGCACCGTCTCGCCCGCATCAGCCCGTTCGGCTCCGCCGACAAGAGGCAGACCTCGTTCGCCGCCGTGGAGGTCATCCCCGTGATGGAGGAGGCCGTCGAGGTCGACATCCCGGAGGGTGACATCCGGGTCGATGTCTTCCGCTCGTCCGGTCCCGGTGGGCAGTCGGTCAACACGACGGACTCGGCCGTGCGCCTCACGCACCTGCCGACGGGGATCGTCGTGTCGATGCAGAACGAGAAGTCGCAGATCCAGAACCGCGCCGCCGCGATGCGGGTGCTGCAGACCCGTCTGCTCCTGCTCAAGCGCGAGGAGGAGGCGGCGAAGAAGAAGGAGCTCGCCGGCACCATCACGGCCAGCTGGGGCGACCAGATGCGCTCCTATTTCCTCTACGGGCAGCAGCTCGTGAAGGACCTCCGCACCGGCCACGAGGTCGGCAACCCGGCGATCGTGTTCGACGGCGACCTGGACGGCTTCATCTCGGCCGGCATCCGCTGGCGCAAGCGCAAGGACGACGACTGA
- a CDS encoding HNH endonuclease signature motif containing protein, which produces MISSATPGATAADPRGVGQVGEPSLDEETWIDAAAPVPDDLDLVTEVDGMMAAFAAERFVRIDTLRRRAVADGARSGGALASVVERSVRLELASALRITEAAAARLLNLAQALVHRYPDILESLHRARISERHAEIMVDALDAVAPDVRARLRGRASELAEQLPVGSFRRQLARLIETERSATLADRHESALRQRRVVVEVADDGMAWLHAFLPAVEAHAIHGRITAMAKALGARTDEERTLDQRRADVLGDLLVDGDTAAVAPQARGIRATVAITVPALALLDARAVDVHAGHSPAAVEGLGPIPLERARELCGGADGWMRVLTHPETGAVLSVGREQYRPPPALRRLVRWRADRCMAPGCGIPASRCEIDHTVAWEHGGETSLDNLAPLCKGHHTLKHNGGWQVEQISGSGGALQWTSPAGRRYVTEPERRVPVFCSSVNDSAAPF; this is translated from the coding sequence ATGATCTCCTCCGCGACCCCTGGGGCGACAGCCGCGGACCCGCGCGGTGTGGGACAAGTCGGTGAGCCCTCCCTCGATGAGGAGACATGGATCGACGCTGCGGCACCCGTGCCCGACGATCTCGACCTCGTCACCGAAGTGGACGGCATGATGGCGGCGTTCGCGGCGGAGCGCTTCGTACGCATCGACACCCTGCGTCGTCGAGCCGTCGCCGATGGCGCCCGCTCGGGCGGAGCGCTGGCTTCCGTCGTCGAGAGGTCGGTGCGCCTCGAACTGGCATCGGCCCTGCGCATCACCGAGGCTGCGGCGGCACGCCTGCTGAACCTGGCGCAGGCCCTCGTCCACCGCTATCCCGACATCCTGGAGTCGCTTCACCGTGCCCGCATCAGCGAGCGGCACGCCGAGATCATGGTCGACGCCCTCGATGCCGTCGCACCGGACGTGCGGGCGCGCCTGAGGGGGCGCGCGTCGGAGCTGGCAGAGCAGCTTCCGGTCGGCTCGTTCCGCAGACAGCTCGCCCGGCTGATCGAGACCGAGCGCTCCGCCACCCTCGCCGACCGCCACGAATCAGCTCTTCGGCAGCGTCGAGTGGTGGTGGAGGTCGCCGACGATGGGATGGCGTGGCTTCACGCGTTCCTCCCTGCGGTGGAGGCGCACGCCATTCACGGCAGGATCACGGCGATGGCCAAGGCGCTCGGAGCACGGACCGATGAGGAGCGCACGCTGGATCAGCGTCGTGCCGACGTGCTCGGCGACCTCCTCGTCGACGGCGACACGGCGGCGGTCGCTCCCCAGGCGCGCGGCATCCGAGCCACCGTCGCCATCACCGTGCCGGCGCTCGCCCTGCTCGACGCGCGCGCCGTAGACGTCCACGCGGGCCACTCGCCGGCGGCGGTGGAAGGCCTGGGACCGATCCCTCTCGAACGGGCGCGCGAACTGTGCGGCGGCGCCGACGGCTGGATGCGCGTGCTCACGCATCCCGAGACGGGAGCGGTGCTCTCCGTCGGGCGCGAGCAGTACCGTCCGCCGCCGGCGCTCCGCCGGCTGGTCCGGTGGCGAGCAGACCGGTGCATGGCTCCTGGCTGCGGGATTCCGGCCTCGCGGTGCGAGATCGATCACACCGTCGCCTGGGAGCACGGGGGCGAGACCTCGCTCGACAATCTGGCTCCCCTCTGCAAGGGACACCACACCCTCAAGCACAACGGAGGGTGGCAGGTGGAGCAGATCTCCGGAAGCGGGGGTGCGCTGCAATGGACGTCGCCCGCGGGGCGTCGCTACGTCACCGAGCCGGAACGCCGGGTGCCAGTGTTCTGCTCCTCGGTGAACGACTCCGCGGCGCCGTTCTGA
- the ftsE gene encoding cell division ATP-binding protein FtsE has protein sequence MIRFENVTKRFRGTAKPALSDVDFEVQRGEFVFLVGASGSGKSSCLRLILREETPSEGRVVVLGRDLRTLSNRKVPYFRRHIGAVFQDFRLLPTKTVFQNVAFTLQVIGSSRGFIQQAVPEVLALVGLAGKEKRFPHELSGGEQQRVAIARALVNRPQILLADEPTGNLDPATSIDIMQLLARINAGGTTVVMATHEAGFVDQMQRRVIELSHGEIMRDERHGGYGDRSNLPSLTPEPERGAAAVAALTAVLEVQREASLAAAAGLDPTVVSDDGTITVAETDAAASAAASAATTAAMAAALAADELSKARALEHAVEAPSDEDVDPANPEGTATEQAPSQTQSIPVMDQIEVAELGLADRLGLGETDPDDEVGPTS, from the coding sequence ATGATCCGGTTCGAGAACGTCACGAAGCGCTTTCGCGGCACTGCGAAGCCCGCCCTCAGCGATGTCGACTTCGAGGTGCAGCGTGGTGAGTTCGTCTTCCTCGTCGGTGCCTCCGGCTCGGGGAAGTCGTCCTGTCTGCGACTGATCCTGCGCGAGGAGACGCCGAGCGAGGGCCGGGTGGTCGTGCTCGGCCGCGACCTGCGCACCCTGTCGAACCGCAAGGTGCCGTACTTCCGCCGTCACATCGGCGCCGTGTTCCAGGACTTCCGGCTGCTTCCCACCAAGACGGTCTTCCAGAACGTCGCCTTCACGCTGCAGGTGATCGGCTCATCACGAGGCTTCATCCAGCAGGCGGTGCCGGAGGTGCTCGCCCTCGTCGGGCTCGCCGGTAAGGAGAAGCGGTTCCCGCATGAGCTCTCCGGCGGTGAGCAGCAGCGAGTGGCGATCGCGCGTGCCCTCGTCAACCGTCCGCAGATCCTCCTCGCCGATGAACCGACCGGCAACCTCGACCCGGCGACCTCCATCGACATCATGCAGCTGCTTGCGCGCATCAACGCCGGCGGCACCACGGTCGTGATGGCCACGCATGAGGCCGGCTTCGTCGACCAGATGCAGCGTCGGGTCATCGAGCTGAGCCACGGCGAGATCATGCGCGACGAGCGGCACGGCGGCTACGGCGACCGCTCGAACCTGCCCAGCCTCACCCCGGAGCCCGAGCGCGGCGCTGCCGCCGTGGCCGCGCTCACGGCGGTGCTCGAGGTGCAGCGCGAAGCCTCCCTCGCTGCGGCGGCGGGTCTGGATCCGACCGTCGTGTCCGACGACGGCACGATCACGGTCGCGGAGACGGATGCCGCAGCCTCGGCTGCGGCCTCGGCTGCGACCACGGCCGCGATGGCGGCGGCGCTGGCGGCAGACGAGCTGAGCAAGGCTCGGGCGCTGGAGCACGCGGTCGAAGCACCGTCCGACGAGGATGTGGACCCAGCGAATCCGGAGGGCACGGCCACGGAACAGGCGCCGTCCCAGACGCAGTCGATCCCCGTCATGGACCAGATCGAGGTGGCGGAGCTGGGGCTCGCGGATCGCCTCGGACTCGGTGAGACAGATCCCGACGACGAAGTGGGGCCCACCTCATGA